The following coding sequences lie in one Arthrobacter sp. SLBN-122 genomic window:
- a CDS encoding SDR family NAD(P)-dependent oxidoreductase: protein MTPRTIVITGASDGIGAAAARTLAKAGEQVVVVGRSAEKTRTLAGEIGADFYLADFADLAQVRELAAKLEEKYPRIDVLANNAGGIMGRRTLTVDGNESTFQVNHLAPFLLTTLLMDTLTASKAKVVNTSSAANNFGKLDLFDLTAEYGYSTNRAYGTGKLANILFTSELHRRFHDQGITTAAFHPGVVRTNFAAESGSPWRHAYTTLLNRFMLSPDQGADTMLWLINGTPGTDWISGAYYAKRALAKANPQAYDAELARGLWEKSEELVKAFV from the coding sequence TTGACTCCTCGCACCATCGTGATCACCGGCGCCAGCGACGGCATTGGAGCGGCAGCCGCACGGACGCTGGCCAAGGCAGGGGAGCAGGTGGTCGTCGTCGGCCGTTCCGCCGAAAAGACCCGCACCCTGGCGGGGGAGATCGGTGCAGACTTCTACCTCGCCGACTTCGCAGACCTGGCGCAGGTGCGTGAACTCGCCGCCAAACTCGAGGAAAAGTACCCCCGGATCGATGTGTTGGCCAACAACGCCGGCGGCATCATGGGCAGGCGCACACTCACCGTGGACGGCAACGAATCGACATTCCAGGTCAACCACCTGGCGCCATTCCTGCTGACCACGCTCCTCATGGACACGCTCACCGCAAGCAAGGCCAAGGTGGTCAACACCTCCAGCGCCGCCAACAACTTCGGCAAGCTTGACCTGTTCGACCTCACCGCCGAGTACGGCTACAGCACCAACCGCGCCTACGGCACAGGCAAGCTGGCCAACATCCTCTTCACGTCCGAGCTGCACCGCCGCTTCCATGACCAGGGAATTACGACGGCGGCGTTCCACCCCGGCGTCGTCCGCACCAACTTCGCGGCAGAGTCGGGGAGCCCGTGGCGGCACGCGTACACCACCCTGCTGAACCGCTTCATGCTCAGCCCCGACCAGGGCGCCGACACCATGCTCTGGCTCATCAACGGCACTCCCGGCACGGACTGGATTTCCGGCGCCTACTACGCCAAGCGCGCCCTGGCAAAGGCCAACCCGCAGGCGTACGACGCCGAGCTGGCCCGCGGACTGTGGGAGAAGAGCGAAGAGCTGGTCAAGGCGTTCGTCTAG